One stretch of Micromonospora echinospora DNA includes these proteins:
- a CDS encoding putative bifunctional diguanylate cyclase/phosphodiesterase, with amino-acid sequence MGDDATRCRPGVFARAWAKAVSGTSYLPMAQTQLEEMLQRLTERLAQALRAEPFDMRIGQQVGAELVQAHIASAEGLGRTVEVIQLRLVRDLDLVVDDVEDRMARLLATVATGYARALRDRTLDEQESIRRAAMIARAHAERALRDSEARFRHQATHDPLTGLPNRTLFTERLAAAITRGADRVGVCFLDLDRFKIVNDSLGHQVGDSLLVAVAQRLHEALGEHLVARLGGDEFVILIERTTGTDDAVKVAEAALAAVGEPALVDGHELTVSASIGIVERPVAGTSPMELMRAADSTLHWAKAAGGARWSLFDADRNRRDLARYALSAAIPAALDRGEFYLDYQPLTSLRDGRVLGMEALVRWRHPELGVLRPDSFIPLAEETGLIVPLGSWVLAEACREAGTWPAVDGDAPFVSVNLAVRQLHRADLVPEVRGVLGRTGLPPRRLQLEITESTMMSTVVEPVRALRVLGDLGVRVAIDDFGTGYCNLAYLRDLPVDELKVAGEFVTGLRAPDSGTDERILASLVSLAHALDLTVTAEGVETADQADRLRAIGCDAGQGWHFGRPGPAAPHLGRVPVHVEAVS; translated from the coding sequence CCCAGGCGCTGCGGGCCGAGCCGTTCGACATGCGGATCGGCCAGCAGGTCGGCGCGGAACTGGTGCAGGCGCACATCGCCTCCGCCGAAGGGCTGGGCCGCACCGTCGAGGTGATCCAGCTGCGCCTGGTCCGCGACCTCGACCTGGTCGTCGACGACGTCGAGGACCGGATGGCGCGGCTGCTCGCCACCGTCGCCACCGGCTACGCCCGCGCGCTGCGCGACCGCACGCTCGACGAGCAGGAGTCCATCCGCCGCGCCGCCATGATCGCCCGGGCGCACGCGGAACGGGCGCTGCGCGACAGCGAGGCCCGGTTCCGGCACCAGGCCACCCACGACCCGCTCACCGGCCTGCCCAACCGCACGCTGTTCACCGAGCGGCTGGCCGCCGCGATCACCCGGGGCGCCGACCGGGTCGGCGTCTGCTTCCTCGACCTGGACCGGTTCAAGATCGTCAACGACTCCCTCGGCCACCAGGTCGGCGACTCGTTGCTGGTGGCGGTGGCACAGCGGCTGCACGAGGCGCTCGGCGAGCATCTGGTGGCCCGGCTCGGTGGCGACGAGTTCGTGATCCTGATCGAGCGCACGACCGGCACCGACGACGCGGTGAAGGTCGCCGAGGCGGCGCTCGCAGCGGTTGGCGAGCCGGCGCTCGTCGACGGCCACGAGCTGACCGTCTCGGCGAGCATCGGCATCGTGGAACGCCCGGTCGCGGGCACCTCCCCGATGGAGCTGATGCGCGCGGCCGACAGCACGCTGCACTGGGCCAAGGCCGCGGGCGGGGCCCGCTGGTCGCTGTTCGACGCCGACCGCAACCGCCGCGACCTGGCCCGGTACGCGCTGTCCGCGGCGATCCCGGCCGCGCTGGACCGGGGCGAGTTCTACCTCGACTACCAGCCGCTGACGTCCCTGCGCGACGGGCGGGTGCTCGGCATGGAGGCGCTGGTGCGCTGGCGCCACCCCGAGCTGGGTGTGCTGCGGCCGGACAGCTTCATCCCGCTGGCCGAGGAGACCGGGCTGATCGTCCCGCTCGGCAGCTGGGTGCTGGCCGAGGCGTGCCGCGAGGCGGGCACCTGGCCGGCGGTCGACGGCGACGCGCCGTTCGTCAGCGTCAACCTCGCCGTACGCCAGTTGCACCGGGCCGACCTGGTGCCCGAGGTACGCGGCGTGCTCGGCCGCACCGGCCTGCCGCCGCGCCGGCTGCAACTGGAGATCACCGAGAGCACCATGATGAGCACCGTGGTCGAGCCGGTGCGGGCGCTGCGGGTGCTCGGCGACCTGGGCGTCCGGGTCGCCATCGACGACTTCGGCACCGGCTACTGCAACCTCGCGTACCTGCGGGACCTGCCGGTCGACGAGCTGAAGGTGGCCGGCGAGTTCGTCACCGGCCTGCGCGCGCCGGACAGCGGCACCGACGAGCGGATCCTCGCCTCGCTCGTCTCGCTGGCGCACGCGCTGGACCTGACCGTCACCGCCGAGGGCGTGGAGACGGCCGACCAGGCGGACCGGCTGCGCGCGATCGGCTGCGACGCCGGGCAGGGCTGGCACTTCGGCCGCCCCGGCCCGGCCGCGCCGCACCTGGGCCGGGTGCCCGTGCACGTCGAAGCCGTCTCCTGA
- a CDS encoding glycosyltransferase family 4 protein, whose product MSRTLLITNDFPPRPGGIQSFVHNLAVRQPPGSVVVYASSWRGAEKFDADQPFEVVRERTRVLLPTPLIARRAARLARAYDCDTVWFGAAAPLGLLATGLRRRAGIRRAVALTHGHEVGWAALPGARSALRRIGRGVDVTTYLGEYTRTRLARVLDGLTELRRLAPGVDVETYHPDVDGKEVRKRLGLADRPVVVCVSRLVPRKGQDMLIRALPEIRRRVPGAALLVVGGGPYRSTLEKLARQTGLEHDVVFTGSVPSDALPAHYAAGDVYAMPCRTRNRGLDVEGLGIVYLEAGATGLPVVAGDSGGAPDAVRDGETGFVVSGRDVAQLADGVATLLADRDLARQFGAAGRAWVEREWRWETQAQRMAALLAG is encoded by the coding sequence ATGAGCCGCACCTTGCTGATCACCAACGACTTCCCGCCGCGCCCCGGCGGCATCCAGTCGTTCGTGCACAACCTCGCGGTACGCCAGCCGCCCGGCTCGGTGGTGGTCTACGCGTCGAGCTGGCGCGGGGCGGAGAAGTTCGACGCCGACCAGCCGTTCGAGGTCGTCCGGGAACGTACCCGGGTGCTGCTGCCCACGCCGCTGATCGCCCGGCGGGCGGCGCGGCTGGCCCGCGCGTACGACTGCGACACGGTCTGGTTCGGCGCGGCGGCCCCGCTGGGGCTGCTCGCGACGGGCCTGCGGCGGCGGGCCGGGATCCGCCGGGCGGTGGCGCTGACCCACGGGCACGAGGTCGGTTGGGCGGCGCTGCCCGGCGCCCGCTCGGCGCTGCGCCGCATCGGCCGGGGCGTGGACGTGACCACCTACCTCGGCGAGTACACCCGGACGCGGCTGGCGCGCGTGCTGGACGGGCTGACCGAGCTGCGCCGGCTCGCGCCCGGCGTGGACGTGGAGACCTACCACCCGGACGTCGACGGCAAGGAGGTCCGCAAGCGGCTCGGGCTGGCCGACCGGCCGGTGGTGGTGTGCGTGTCGCGGCTGGTGCCCCGCAAGGGCCAGGACATGCTGATCCGCGCGCTGCCCGAGATCCGCCGCCGGGTGCCCGGCGCCGCGCTGCTGGTGGTCGGCGGCGGGCCGTACCGCTCGACGCTGGAGAAGCTGGCCCGGCAGACCGGGCTGGAACACGACGTGGTGTTCACCGGCTCCGTGCCGTCGGACGCGCTGCCCGCCCACTACGCGGCCGGTGACGTCTACGCGATGCCCTGCCGCACCCGTAACCGGGGCCTGGACGTGGAGGGACTCGGGATCGTCTACCTGGAGGCGGGGGCCACCGGGCTGCCGGTGGTGGCCGGCGACTCCGGGGGCGCGCCGGATGCGGTCCGCGACGGCGAGACCGGGTTCGTGGTTTCCGGCCGGGACGTGGCCCAGCTCGCCGACGGGGTGGCCACGCTGCTCGCCGACCGGGACCTGGCCCGGCAGTTCGGCGCGGCCGGCCGGGCCTGGGTGGAGCGGGAGTGGCGCTGGGAGACGCAGGCGCAGCGGATGGCCGCGCTGCTGGCCGGCTGA